The following proteins come from a genomic window of Nocardiopsis sp. YSL2:
- a CDS encoding Uma2 family endonuclease — protein MCSTRERTRSRKSCEADNSADRVEEPAAYAATGIGVYLLVDRDANAVVVHSRPVAGRYLDRSEHPYGEAVRVPGVGIVLDTDTLKRFAR, from the coding sequence GTGTGCTCGACGAGGGAACGAACTCGGTCGAGGAAGTCCTGCGAAGCCGATAACTCCGCGGACCGTGTCGAGGAACCCGCCGCGTACGCGGCAACCGGTATCGGCGTCTACCTGCTGGTGGACCGCGACGCCAACGCCGTCGTAGTCCACTCCCGACCGGTGGCAGGTCGATACCTGGACCGGTCAGAGCACCCCTACGGCGAGGCCGTACGGGTCCCTGGTGTCGGGATCGTCTTGGACACCGACACTCTCAAGCGCTTCGCCCGCTGA
- a CDS encoding MFS transporter, with amino-acid sequence MDESSRPTDAPSPSAALGGRFWRLWGSSVLSNLADGVLKVALPLAALRLTDSPPLVAGVTFALTLPWLVCALPAGALADRVDRRTAMLGANLVRALALTALALVLASGTASIWALYAVALCVGVAETVYDTSAQSILPQVVPRGRLSAANGRLHAAELTAQQFVGPPLGGLLAALGLVTAFATPAGLWLAALGALLTVGGRYRVARGAPAPLRSDIAEGLRFLWRHRLLRALAVMVGVSNFATNAAFAVLVLYAVGPESALGLTEPGYGVLLTATAAGSLLGALGAERIERFLGRGRSLWVTVLTFALLVGAPALSTNPYGVAACFLVGGVGIAVWNVITVSLRQRTTPDALLGRVNSAYRLLAWGTMPLGAAAGGLLAEFLGVRAVFAVMALLVLTLLVPMARIDRAALDSDGARHHAG; translated from the coding sequence ATGGACGAATCCTCCCGCCCCACCGACGCCCCCTCCCCCTCCGCGGCCCTGGGCGGCCGCTTCTGGCGGCTGTGGGGTTCCTCCGTGCTGTCCAACCTGGCCGACGGCGTGCTCAAGGTCGCCCTGCCCCTGGCCGCGCTGCGGCTGACCGACTCCCCACCCCTGGTGGCGGGCGTGACCTTCGCGCTCACCCTCCCCTGGCTGGTGTGCGCGCTGCCCGCCGGAGCCCTGGCCGACCGGGTCGACCGGCGCACGGCGATGCTCGGCGCCAACCTCGTTCGCGCCCTCGCCCTCACCGCCCTCGCACTGGTCCTGGCCTCGGGCACGGCGTCGATCTGGGCGCTGTACGCCGTGGCGCTGTGCGTGGGTGTGGCCGAGACCGTCTACGACACCTCCGCGCAGTCGATCCTGCCGCAGGTGGTGCCGCGCGGCCGGCTCTCGGCCGCCAACGGCCGCCTGCACGCCGCGGAGCTGACCGCGCAGCAGTTCGTCGGCCCGCCGCTGGGCGGTCTGCTGGCGGCGCTGGGTCTGGTCACCGCCTTCGCCACTCCGGCCGGGCTGTGGCTGGCGGCGCTGGGGGCGCTGCTGACCGTCGGCGGCCGCTACCGGGTCGCGCGGGGGGCGCCCGCGCCCCTGCGGTCCGACATCGCCGAGGGCCTGCGGTTCCTGTGGAGGCACCGCCTGCTGCGGGCGCTCGCGGTCATGGTGGGCGTGTCCAACTTCGCGACCAACGCGGCGTTCGCCGTGCTGGTGCTGTACGCGGTCGGCCCGGAGTCGGCCCTGGGCCTGACCGAGCCCGGGTACGGGGTGCTGCTGACCGCGACCGCCGCGGGCAGCCTGCTCGGAGCGCTGGGCGCCGAACGGATCGAACGGTTCCTGGGCCGGGGGCGGTCGCTGTGGGTGACCGTCCTGACCTTCGCCCTGCTGGTCGGCGCGCCGGCGCTGAGCACGAACCCGTACGGGGTGGCGGCCTGTTTCCTGGTCGGCGGGGTCGGGATCGCGGTGTGGAACGTCATCACGGTGTCGCTGCGCCAGCGGACCACCCCCGATGCCCTGCTCGGCCGGGTCAACAGCGCCTACCGGCTGCTGGCCTGGGGCACCATGCCGCTGGGTGCGGCCGCGGGCGGGCTCCTGGCCGAGTTCCTGGGCGTGCGGGCTGTGTTCGCGGTGATGGCGCTGCTCGTGCTGACGCTGCTCGTGCCGATGGCGCGGATCGACCGCGCGGCCCTGGACTCGGACGGGGCGCGACACCACGCCGGATAG
- the treY gene encoding malto-oligosyltrehalose synthase — MTRGRDGHGSSVKSTDDTPADTAPTSTYRLQLGPGFTLDDATDQLDYLHRLGVGAVYLSPVLTAAPGSSHGYDVVDPTRVAPVLGGDTARAALADKAHGLGLGVVADIVPNHMSVAQPAANPWWWDVLEHGRDSVFARCFDIDFDRGPLLVPVLADDGDGGRAALDDLAVADGCLVYHDKRYPLAPGTHEPGAPVQRLHERQHYRLVSWRRGDTELNYRRFFDVNELAAVRVEDPGVFDATHAEILRWAGLGQLDGLRVDHVDGLTDPGGYLRRLAERFGGWIVVEKILAPDEDLPQSWPVAGTTGYDALREVCGAFTDPGGEPALTALAEAQGVETDTGAADDHARHQAASELLCAEVRRIAALLPAQPPATTPRPSAMADRQREDAVAELLCAFDVYRSYLPEQTDAWTRAVRRAIDRRPDLAFDLEVIDRRVRADPRGEAARRIQQTSGMVVAMGTENTAFYRATRFVALNEVGGDPGRFAVDPGELHTAAARRAAARPHTMTTLSTHDTKRSEDVRARLAALSEVAEDFADAVRRWTERRPLPEPALNLLGWQTLVGAWPIGTDRLAEYLLKAAREARLGTSWTAPDTGFEEHVRAWPGQVLADADLCAEVAAMAESLLRPGWSNSLGQKAVQLLGPGVPDVYQGTELWDLSLVDPDNRRPVDWAARTALLERIESGWRPPVDASGAAKLHLVRTCLRARRDLDPAGYLPLTATGPAARHALAFARTSRGAARPDLAVVATRLPIALAETGGWGETSLALPSGPGAWTDRLTGRALAPATADGLTLAGLAGLLDRYPVAVLVRE; from the coding sequence ATGACACGCGGGCGGGACGGGCACGGATCATCCGTGAAGAGCACCGACGACACGCCCGCGGACACCGCTCCGACGTCAACCTACCGCCTCCAACTGGGCCCCGGGTTCACCCTGGACGACGCCACTGACCAGCTCGACTACCTGCACCGGCTCGGTGTCGGCGCCGTCTACCTCTCCCCGGTGCTCACCGCCGCGCCCGGGTCGTCGCACGGCTACGACGTGGTCGATCCCACCCGCGTCGCGCCCGTCCTGGGCGGCGACACCGCCCGCGCGGCCCTGGCCGACAAGGCACACGGGCTCGGCCTGGGCGTGGTCGCCGACATCGTGCCCAACCACATGTCCGTGGCCCAGCCCGCCGCCAACCCCTGGTGGTGGGACGTCCTCGAACACGGCCGGGACTCGGTCTTCGCGCGCTGCTTCGACATCGACTTCGACCGGGGACCGCTCCTGGTGCCCGTCCTGGCCGACGACGGCGACGGCGGCCGGGCCGCCCTGGACGACCTCGCCGTCGCCGACGGCTGCCTGGTCTACCACGACAAGCGCTACCCGCTGGCGCCGGGCACCCACGAGCCCGGCGCACCGGTCCAGCGGCTGCACGAGCGCCAGCACTACCGCCTGGTGTCCTGGAGGCGCGGGGACACGGAGCTGAACTACCGCCGCTTCTTCGACGTCAACGAACTGGCCGCCGTCCGCGTGGAGGACCCGGGCGTGTTCGACGCCACCCACGCCGAGATCCTGCGCTGGGCCGGGCTCGGCCAACTCGACGGACTGCGCGTGGACCACGTCGACGGACTCACCGATCCCGGCGGCTACCTGCGCCGCCTCGCCGAGCGCTTCGGCGGGTGGATCGTGGTGGAGAAGATCCTCGCCCCCGACGAGGACCTGCCCCAGTCCTGGCCGGTGGCGGGCACCACCGGCTACGACGCCCTGCGCGAGGTCTGCGGGGCGTTCACCGACCCCGGAGGCGAGCCCGCCCTGACCGCGCTGGCCGAAGCGCAGGGAGTCGAGACCGACACGGGGGCCGCCGACGACCACGCCCGCCACCAGGCCGCCTCCGAGCTGCTGTGCGCCGAGGTCCGCCGCATCGCCGCCCTGCTCCCCGCCCAGCCGCCCGCCACCACCCCCCGGCCCTCGGCCATGGCCGACCGTCAGCGGGAGGACGCCGTCGCCGAGCTGCTGTGCGCCTTCGACGTCTACCGCTCCTACCTGCCCGAGCAGACCGACGCCTGGACGCGCGCGGTGCGCCGCGCCATCGACCGCCGACCCGACCTCGCCTTCGACCTGGAGGTCATCGACCGCCGCGTACGCGCCGACCCCAGGGGCGAGGCCGCGCGGCGCATCCAGCAGACCAGCGGCATGGTCGTGGCCATGGGCACGGAGAACACCGCCTTCTACCGCGCCACCCGCTTCGTCGCCCTCAACGAGGTCGGCGGCGACCCCGGCCGCTTCGCCGTGGACCCCGGCGAACTGCACACGGCCGCGGCCCGTCGCGCCGCCGCCCGACCGCACACCATGACCACCCTGTCCACCCACGACACCAAGCGCTCGGAGGACGTGCGGGCCCGGCTGGCCGCGCTCTCGGAGGTGGCCGAGGACTTCGCCGACGCCGTCCGCCGCTGGACCGAGCGCCGCCCCCTGCCCGAACCCGCCCTGAACCTGCTCGGCTGGCAGACCCTCGTCGGCGCCTGGCCCATCGGCACGGACCGGCTCGCGGAGTACCTGCTCAAGGCGGCCCGGGAGGCGCGCCTGGGCACCTCCTGGACCGCACCCGACACCGGCTTCGAGGAACACGTGCGGGCCTGGCCCGGCCAGGTGCTGGCCGACGCCGACCTGTGCGCCGAGGTCGCCGCGATGGCCGAGTCGCTGCTGCGGCCCGGGTGGAGCAACTCCCTGGGGCAGAAGGCCGTCCAGCTCCTGGGCCCCGGCGTCCCCGACGTCTACCAGGGGACCGAGCTGTGGGACCTGTCCCTGGTGGACCCCGACAACCGCCGACCCGTGGACTGGGCGGCCCGCACCGCGCTGCTCGAACGGATCGAGTCGGGATGGCGACCGCCCGTGGACGCCTCCGGCGCCGCCAAGCTCCACCTGGTCCGCACCTGCCTGCGCGCGCGCCGCGACCTCGACCCCGCCGGCTACCTCCCGCTCACCGCCACCGGGCCGGCCGCCCGCCACGCACTGGCCTTCGCCCGCACCTCGCGCGGGGCCGCCCGGCCCGACCTGGCGGTGGTCGCCACCCGGCTGCCGATCGCGCTGGCCGAGACGGGCGGATGGGGTGAGACGTCCCTCGCGCTGCCCTCGGGGCCGGGCGCGTGGACCGACCGGCTCACCGGACGCGCCCTGGCACCGGCCACCGCCGACGGCCTCACCCTGGCGGGCCTGGCCGGCCTGCTCGACCGCTACCCGGTGGCCGTGCTGGTCCGGGAGTGA
- a CDS encoding transcriptional regulator — protein MSDEEEHGAPAPAPRRRRPATVREAKALAHPLRVRILRLCLHRELTNRELADRLDTAPGTVLYHVRQLVAAGLLVAEPVRTGAGGALEKPYRATGESWWLDGSQPPGGTDGSAPVSAFQQELAEAGPESVRAFARFALHLSDEQVAELDRRILAVLDEYVATDHQRRDQPLYGGAFILHRPAE, from the coding sequence ATGAGCGACGAGGAAGAGCACGGCGCCCCCGCCCCGGCGCCGCGCCGGCGGCGCCCGGCCACCGTCCGCGAGGCCAAGGCCCTGGCCCACCCGCTGCGCGTGCGTATCCTGCGCCTGTGCCTGCACCGCGAGCTCACCAACCGGGAACTCGCGGACCGCCTCGACACCGCGCCCGGCACCGTCCTCTACCACGTGCGACAGCTCGTGGCCGCGGGCCTGCTGGTGGCCGAACCCGTGCGCACCGGCGCCGGCGGGGCGCTGGAGAAGCCCTACCGCGCCACCGGCGAGTCCTGGTGGCTGGACGGGTCCCAGCCGCCGGGGGGCACCGACGGCTCCGCCCCGGTGAGCGCCTTCCAGCAGGAGTTGGCCGAAGCCGGCCCCGAGTCGGTACGCGCGTTCGCGCGCTTCGCGCTGCACCTGTCCGACGAACAGGTCGCCGAACTCGACCGCCGCATCCTCGCCGTCCTGGACGAGTACGTGGCCACCGACCACCAGCGCCGGGACCAGCCGCTGTACGGCGGGGCGTTCATCCTGCACCGCCCCGCCGAATGA
- a CDS encoding phosphotransferase: protein MADLWPSGPDETPMTGGNVAAEVVRAGATVRKPWLRSSPSVLDLLRYLERRGYEGAPAGLGRDDRGRQVLEYVPGTMADRMAPLSAAELGRVGGTIRRLHDLTADYRPPRDAVWEAWLRPLREEVVCHHDLAPWNLVRDGDRWVFVDWDGAAPGSRMEDLGYAAHGFVPLHPGGDPRADARRLRALADGYGCDGAQRRELPDAVLYRVRGMFHTLREGARTGVQPWARLHAQGHAEHWGPAADYVERYRDVWLAALTAP, encoded by the coding sequence ATGGCGGACCTGTGGCCCTCCGGGCCGGACGAGACACCGATGACGGGCGGCAACGTGGCCGCGGAGGTCGTGCGAGCGGGCGCGACGGTGCGCAAGCCCTGGCTCCGCTCCTCACCGTCGGTCCTGGACCTGCTGCGCTATCTGGAGCGCCGCGGCTACGAGGGCGCTCCGGCCGGGCTGGGCCGCGACGACCGCGGCCGACAGGTGCTGGAGTACGTGCCCGGGACGATGGCCGATCGGATGGCACCACTGAGCGCGGCCGAGCTGGGCCGGGTCGGGGGGACGATCCGGCGCCTGCACGACCTGACCGCCGACTACCGGCCGCCGCGGGACGCCGTGTGGGAGGCATGGCTGCGGCCGCTGCGCGAGGAGGTCGTGTGCCACCACGACCTCGCGCCGTGGAACCTGGTCCGCGACGGCGACCGCTGGGTCTTCGTGGACTGGGACGGCGCCGCCCCGGGCTCGCGGATGGAGGACCTGGGCTACGCCGCGCACGGCTTCGTTCCCCTGCACCCCGGCGGCGACCCGCGGGCCGACGCCCGTCGCCTGCGCGCGCTGGCCGACGGGTACGGCTGCGACGGCGCCCAGCGGCGGGAACTGCCCGACGCGGTCCTGTACCGGGTGCGGGGGATGTTCCACACCCTGCGGGAGGGGGCGCGCACGGGCGTCCAGCCGTGGGCCCGGCTGCACGCGCAGGGTCACGCGGAGCACTGGGGTCCGGCCGCCGACTACGTGGAGCGCTACCGCGACGTGTGGCTGGCGGCCCTGACCGCGCCGTGA
- a CDS encoding class I SAM-dependent methyltransferase gives MPNFADFDTRHYRTVDVATGYDGWSSTYEDSVLDAMDLALLEGLAHPDWAAVRRAADLGCGTGRTGAWLRGRGVARVDGVDLSAGMLKLADARGAHDSLTQGDVRASGLSEGAYDLVIASLIDEHLPDLAPLYAEARRLAAPGGTFALVAYHPQFMMVSGMPTHFTDDAGEDVAITTHVHLLSDHVRAALAAGWRLAELSEATVDDDWVAAKPKWERFRGHPISAALVWDLPA, from the coding sequence ATGCCGAACTTCGCGGACTTCGACACCCGCCACTACCGCACGGTCGACGTGGCCACCGGCTACGACGGCTGGTCGAGCACCTACGAGGACTCCGTCCTGGACGCCATGGACCTCGCCCTGCTGGAGGGCCTCGCCCACCCCGACTGGGCCGCCGTCCGGCGCGCCGCCGACCTGGGATGCGGCACCGGGCGCACGGGCGCCTGGCTGCGCGGACGGGGCGTGGCGCGCGTGGACGGCGTCGACCTCAGCGCCGGAATGCTCAAGCTGGCCGACGCGCGCGGCGCCCACGACAGCCTCACCCAGGGGGACGTGCGCGCGAGCGGTCTGTCCGAGGGCGCCTACGACCTGGTGATCGCCTCACTGATCGACGAGCACCTGCCCGACCTGGCCCCGCTCTACGCCGAGGCCCGGCGCCTGGCCGCGCCGGGCGGGACCTTCGCCCTGGTCGCCTACCACCCGCAGTTCATGATGGTGTCGGGCATGCCCACGCACTTCACCGACGACGCGGGGGAGGACGTGGCCATCACCACCCACGTGCACCTGCTCAGCGACCACGTGCGCGCGGCTCTGGCCGCCGGGTGGCGGCTGGCCGAGCTGTCGGAGGCCACCGTGGACGACGACTGGGTCGCGGCCAAGCCGAAGTGGGAACGGTTCCGCGGCCACCCCATCTCCGCCGCCCTGGTGTGGGACCTCCCGGCCTGA
- the pstS gene encoding phosphate ABC transporter substrate-binding protein PstS, with translation MKGTDPVVPSKKRSRTQTRAQRPLGAHRGAASAALAGLLLAATACGSDNAVPGARDLPTPADLECFSGSLSGAGSSAQENAMTTWIAGYQSACEDARVYYDSIGSGGGRSQFIDGAVDFAGTDAAFTPEENTDAMERCGGANTLNLPAYVVAIAVVFNLEGVDSLNLRPDTIAKIFNQEITHWDDPEIAEANPDADLPDMPITPVNRADDSGTTENFTRYLQEAAPDAWPHEADGMWPITPRESAQGNSGIADTVGRAEGAIGYVEMSHVHEMSTVAVGVGGEFVEISPEAAAQVVADSPRREENASEFDLALALDYGTTEPGSYPLVLVSYEAVCAEYDDARITERVQAFLRYVVSPEGQELVSEETGSTPVNESLREQLLESIDAIGAAD, from the coding sequence ATGAAGGGGACAGATCCAGTCGTGCCGTCCAAGAAGCGTTCGCGCACCCAGACCCGAGCCCAGCGCCCGCTCGGCGCCCACCGGGGTGCGGCCTCGGCCGCGCTGGCCGGCCTGCTGCTGGCGGCCACCGCCTGCGGCAGCGACAACGCCGTGCCGGGGGCGCGGGACCTGCCGACGCCCGCGGACCTGGAGTGCTTCTCCGGCAGCCTCTCGGGGGCGGGGTCCAGCGCCCAGGAGAACGCGATGACCACCTGGATCGCGGGCTACCAGTCGGCGTGCGAGGACGCACGCGTGTACTACGACTCGATCGGGTCGGGCGGCGGCCGCAGCCAGTTCATCGACGGCGCGGTCGACTTCGCCGGGACGGACGCCGCCTTCACCCCCGAGGAGAACACCGACGCGATGGAGCGGTGCGGGGGCGCGAACACCCTCAACCTGCCCGCGTACGTGGTCGCCATCGCCGTGGTCTTCAACCTGGAGGGCGTGGACTCGCTGAACCTGCGGCCGGACACGATCGCCAAGATCTTCAACCAGGAGATCACCCACTGGGACGATCCTGAGATCGCCGAGGCGAACCCGGACGCGGACCTGCCCGACATGCCGATCACCCCGGTCAACCGCGCCGACGACTCCGGGACCACGGAGAACTTCACGCGATACCTGCAGGAGGCCGCGCCGGACGCCTGGCCGCACGAGGCGGACGGCATGTGGCCGATCACGCCGCGCGAGTCCGCCCAGGGCAACAGCGGTATCGCGGACACGGTCGGGCGCGCCGAGGGGGCCATCGGATACGTGGAGATGTCCCACGTGCACGAGATGTCCACGGTCGCCGTGGGCGTGGGCGGGGAGTTCGTGGAGATCTCGCCGGAGGCCGCGGCGCAGGTGGTCGCCGACTCCCCCCGCCGTGAGGAGAACGCCAGCGAGTTCGACCTGGCGCTGGCCCTGGACTACGGCACGACCGAGCCGGGCAGCTATCCGCTCGTGCTGGTGAGCTACGAGGCGGTGTGCGCGGAGTACGACGACGCCCGGATCACCGAGCGGGTCCAGGCGTTCCTGCGCTACGTGGTCAGCCCGGAGGGCCAGGAGCTGGTCTCGGAGGAGACGGGCTCCACACCGGTGAACGAGTCGCTGCGCGAACAGCTGCTGGAGTCGATCGACGCGATCGGCGCCGCGGACTGA
- the treZ gene encoding malto-oligosyltrehalose trehalohydrolase, whose translation MSEQETVSTTTATPGRGVDGDFAVWAPHAARVTLRADGADHRMRRGDDGWWRAGVDTAGPGTDYAYLLDEDPRPLPDPRSLRQPGGVHAASRVYDHAAHTWTDGSWTGRALPGGVVYELHVGTFTPEGDLWSAAERLDHLADLGVTHVELLPLNAFDGTHGWGYDGVLWSAVHEPYGGPDALKAFVDAAHARGLAVLLDVVYNHLGPSGAYLPRFGPYFSGENAWGPSLNLDGPDSDPVRRHVLDGALDWLRHFHLDGLRLDAVHALRDDRATPLLAALSDEVEALATALGRPLALIAESDRNDPRTVAPREAGGLGMDAQWSDDLHHALHVALTGETHGYYADFDDPEALPTTLTRAFWHAGTYSSFRRRTHGAPVDTVRVPGHRFLGYLSNHDQIGNRARGDRMGERLSPTLLACGAALVLCSPFTPMLFMGEEWAATTPWPFFASFTDPDLVEGVRRGRRREFAALGWAEEDVPDPMDPATRDSAVLDWDQRDHKHHALVLETYRSLIALRRDEPELADPRLDRFEVVASGDGRQLVLVRGGLRVVCNLDPVDAEVELDAPPRELLFANGRPRVRGTLVDLPGECFAVLRL comes from the coding sequence GTGAGCGAACAGGAGACCGTGTCCACCACCACCGCGACGCCCGGACGGGGGGTGGACGGCGACTTCGCCGTCTGGGCGCCCCACGCCGCCCGCGTCACCCTGCGTGCCGACGGCGCCGACCACCGCATGCGGCGCGGCGACGACGGCTGGTGGCGCGCCGGCGTCGACACCGCTGGACCCGGAACCGACTACGCCTACCTCCTGGACGAGGACCCGCGGCCGCTGCCCGACCCGCGCTCGCTCCGGCAGCCCGGGGGTGTCCACGCCGCGAGCCGCGTCTACGACCACGCCGCCCACACCTGGACCGACGGCTCCTGGACCGGCCGCGCCCTGCCCGGCGGCGTGGTCTACGAGCTGCACGTGGGCACCTTCACCCCCGAAGGGGACCTGTGGTCGGCCGCCGAACGGCTGGACCACCTGGCCGACCTCGGCGTCACCCACGTCGAACTCCTGCCGCTCAACGCCTTCGACGGCACCCACGGATGGGGCTACGACGGCGTCCTGTGGTCGGCCGTGCACGAGCCCTACGGCGGCCCCGACGCGCTCAAGGCCTTCGTCGACGCCGCCCACGCCCGCGGCCTGGCCGTCCTGTTGGACGTGGTCTACAACCACCTGGGACCCTCCGGGGCCTACCTGCCCCGCTTCGGCCCCTACTTCTCCGGGGAGAACGCCTGGGGGCCCTCGCTCAACCTCGACGGACCTGACTCCGACCCCGTGCGCCGCCACGTCCTGGACGGCGCGCTCGACTGGCTGCGCCACTTCCACCTGGACGGGTTGCGCCTGGACGCCGTCCACGCCCTGCGCGACGACCGCGCCACACCGCTGCTCGCCGCGCTCTCCGACGAGGTCGAGGCGCTGGCCACCGCCCTGGGCCGGCCGCTGGCGCTGATCGCCGAGTCCGACCGCAACGACCCGCGCACGGTCGCGCCCCGCGAGGCGGGCGGCCTGGGGATGGACGCGCAGTGGTCCGACGACCTCCACCACGCCCTGCACGTGGCCCTCACCGGAGAGACCCACGGCTACTACGCCGACTTCGACGATCCCGAGGCGCTGCCCACCACGCTGACCCGCGCGTTCTGGCACGCGGGCACCTACTCCTCCTTCCGCCGCCGCACCCACGGCGCCCCCGTGGACACCGTGCGCGTCCCGGGCCACCGCTTCCTCGGCTACCTGAGCAACCACGACCAGATCGGCAACCGCGCGCGCGGCGACCGCATGGGCGAGCGGCTCTCGCCCACACTGCTCGCCTGCGGCGCCGCGCTGGTCCTGTGCTCGCCCTTCACACCCATGCTCTTCATGGGCGAGGAGTGGGCCGCCACCACTCCCTGGCCCTTCTTCGCCTCCTTCACCGACCCCGACCTGGTGGAGGGCGTACGGCGCGGCCGCCGACGCGAGTTCGCCGCCCTGGGATGGGCCGAGGAGGACGTACCCGACCCCATGGACCCCGCCACCCGCGACTCCGCCGTCCTGGACTGGGACCAGCGCGACCACAAGCACCACGCGCTGGTCCTGGAGACCTACCGCTCCCTCATCGCCCTGCGCCGGGACGAACCCGAACTGGCCGACCCGCGCCTGGACCGGTTCGAGGTCGTGGCGAGCGGCGACGGCCGTCAGCTCGTCCTGGTCCGCGGCGGCCTTCGCGTGGTCTGCAACCTGGACCCGGTCGACGCCGAAGTCGAACTCGACGCCCCGCCCCGCGAACTCCTGTTCGCCAACGGCCGCCCGCGCGTGCGCGGCACACTGGTCGACCTGCCGGGGGAGTGCTTCGCCGTCCTGCGGCTGTGA
- a CDS encoding putative RNA methyltransferase encodes MARENTTHHTGPRLRMPDRVAAVLACPVCGDGLDRGERGLACDRGHAFDIAREGYAGLLTGSTPPGTGDSKEMVADRVRFQAAGHYDPLGRALAEALAQTVPAPLIADVGGGTGHYLTQVLDARPDAVGLTLDVSKFAVRRAARAHERGGAVTADTWRPLPLRTGSVDALLNVFAPRNAAEFRRVLRPDGVLVVVTPDTDHLAELRAPLGLLEVDPRKDERLAESLHGDFAPAQARPLRFTMELTHEDAATVVGMGPSARHITPADLRDRIAALPAPVTVTASVRLHGYHPC; translated from the coding sequence ATGGCGCGAGAGAACACCACACACCACACCGGCCCCCGGCTGCGCATGCCCGACCGTGTCGCGGCGGTGCTGGCCTGCCCCGTCTGCGGCGACGGGCTCGACCGCGGAGAGCGCGGGTTGGCCTGCGACCGGGGGCACGCCTTCGACATCGCCCGGGAGGGCTACGCCGGGCTGCTCACCGGATCCACCCCGCCCGGCACCGGCGACAGCAAGGAGATGGTCGCCGACCGCGTGCGCTTCCAGGCCGCCGGCCACTACGATCCCCTCGGCCGCGCCCTGGCCGAGGCCCTGGCACAGACGGTTCCGGCGCCGCTGATCGCAGACGTCGGCGGCGGCACCGGCCACTACCTGACCCAGGTGCTCGACGCCCGGCCCGACGCCGTGGGGCTCACCCTCGACGTGTCCAAGTTCGCCGTCCGCAGGGCCGCCCGCGCCCACGAGCGCGGCGGAGCCGTCACCGCCGACACCTGGCGGCCCCTGCCGCTGCGCACCGGATCGGTCGACGCCCTGCTCAACGTTTTCGCCCCGCGCAACGCCGCCGAGTTCCGGCGCGTCCTGCGCCCCGACGGCGTGCTGGTCGTCGTCACCCCCGACACCGATCACCTCGCCGAACTCCGGGCGCCCCTGGGGCTGCTGGAGGTGGACCCGCGCAAGGACGAGCGCCTCGCCGAGTCCCTGCACGGCGACTTCGCTCCGGCGCAGGCCCGGCCGCTGCGCTTCACCATGGAACTCACCCACGAGGACGCGGCCACCGTCGTCGGCATGGGCCCCAGCGCCCGCCACATCACCCCCGCCGACCTGCGCGACCGCATCGCCGCACTGCCCGCCCCCGTCACGGTCACCGCGTCCGTGCGGCTGCACGGCTACCACCCGTGCTGA
- the erm gene encoding ErmE/ErmH/ErmO/ErmR family 23S rRNA (adenine(2058)-N(6))-methyltransferase yields MARTARPRRTSAGDTRRRLSQNFLADPGAARRVVRLSGIGPDDLVVEIGPGEGAITRFLVPAAGRVTAYELDPRLADRLAARYRGRPLRVVRADFTRSRPPRGPFAVVGNIPYARTADIVRWCLAARDLTRATLVTQLEYARKRTGACGRWSRLTVLTWPEWSWSLAGRIDRDRFRPVPRVDAGILVLDRRARPLVAAERRAAYRHLVELGFGGVGGSLGASLRRAHPARRVAAALRAAGVPPDAPVGTVSPDQWLTVFGVLDEGTNSVEEVLRSR; encoded by the coding sequence GTGGCACGTACCGCACGCCCGCGACGCACCTCCGCCGGAGACACCCGGCGCCGCCTGTCCCAGAACTTCCTCGCCGATCCCGGTGCCGCCCGGCGCGTGGTGCGCCTGTCCGGGATCGGACCCGACGACCTGGTGGTCGAGATCGGTCCCGGCGAGGGCGCGATCACCCGCTTCCTCGTCCCCGCGGCCGGCCGGGTGACCGCCTACGAGCTCGACCCCCGCCTGGCCGACCGCCTGGCCGCGCGCTACCGCGGCCGGCCGCTGCGGGTGGTGCGCGCCGACTTCACCCGCTCCCGCCCGCCCCGCGGCCCCTTCGCCGTGGTGGGCAACATCCCCTACGCCCGCACCGCCGACATCGTGCGGTGGTGCCTTGCGGCACGGGACCTGACCCGGGCCACGCTGGTCACGCAGCTGGAGTACGCGCGCAAGCGCACCGGCGCCTGCGGGCGCTGGAGCCGGTTGACGGTGCTGACGTGGCCGGAGTGGTCGTGGTCGCTGGCGGGCCGGATCGACCGCGACCGGTTCCGGCCGGTGCCCCGCGTGGACGCCGGGATCCTCGTATTGGACCGACGCGCGCGGCCCCTGGTGGCGGCCGAGCGCCGAGCGGCCTACCGGCACCTGGTGGAGCTGGGGTTCGGCGGGGTGGGCGGGTCGCTGGGCGCGTCGCTGCGCCGGGCACACCCGGCCCGCCGGGTGGCGGCGGCGCTGCGCGCGGCCGGAGTCCCGCCGGACGCACCCGTGGGGACGGTCTCCCCGGACCAGTGGCTGACGGTGTTCGGTGTGCTCGACGAGGGAACGAACTCGGTCGAGGAAGTCCTGCGAAGCCGATAA